One segment of Carya illinoinensis cultivar Pawnee chromosome 1, C.illinoinensisPawnee_v1, whole genome shotgun sequence DNA contains the following:
- the LOC122292430 gene encoding wound-induced protein 1-like, whose translation MLLLTGTAPASATSFRFVPQSITSFGPTVLVEGCDRARSISWVHACTVTDGIITQIREYFNTSLTVTRLGNSNSSPTLSDFSSTPSSSSTVEITPLHCPSLWESSVSSQVGKSVPGLVLAI comes from the coding sequence ATGCTCCTTCTGACCGGCACTGCCCCCGCCTCTGCCACATCTTTCCGATTTGTGCCCCAGTCCATCACTTCCTTCGGGCCCACCGTCCTCGTCGAGGGCTGCGACCGCGCCCGCTCTATTTCCTGGGTTCACGCCTGCACCGTCACTGATGGGATAATCACTCAGATCAGGGAGTACTTCAACACTTCCCTCACCGTCACGCGCCTCGGTAACTCCAACTCGTCTCCAACGCTGTCGGATTTCTCTTCCACGCCATCATCCTCATCAACGGTTGAGATAACCCCGCTCCATTGCCCATCCCTCTGGGAGAGCAGCGTCTCCAGCCAGGTCGGAAAGTCGGTGCCGGGTCTGGTCCTGGCGATATAG